The Vulpes vulpes isolate BD-2025 chromosome 10, VulVul3, whole genome shotgun sequence genome has a window encoding:
- the MLEC gene encoding malectin isoform X2 translates to MASDYGMKLPILRSNPEDQILYQTERYNEETFGYEVPIKEEGDYVLVLKFAEVYFAQSQQKVFDVRLNGHVVVKDLDIFDRVGHSTAHDEIIPMSIRKGKLSVQGEVSTFTGKLYIEFVKGYYDNPKVCALYIMAGTVDDVPKLQPHPGLEKKEEEEEEEEYDEGSNLKRQTNKNRVQSGPRTPNPYASDNSSLMFPILVAFGVFIPTLFCLCRL, encoded by the exons CCTCCGACTATGGTATGAAACTGCCAATCCTGCGTTCCAACCCTGAGGACCAGATCCTGTATCAAACAGAGCGGTACAATGAGGAGACTTTTGGCTACGAAGTGCCCATCAAGGAGGAGGGGGACTACGTGCTGGTGTTGAAATTTGCTGAGGTCTACTTTGCACAGTCCCAGCAGAAG GTATTTGATGTGCGATTGAATGGCCATGTCGTGGTGAAGGACTTGGATATCTTTGATCGTGTTGGGCACAGCACAGCTCATGATGAAATCATCCCTATGAGCATCAGAAAGGGGAAGCTGAGTGTCCAAGGGGAGGTGTCCACCTTCACAGGGAAACTCTATATCGAGTTTGTTAAG GGGTACTATGACAATCCCAAAGTTTGTGCACTCTACATCATGGCTGGGACAGTGGATG ATGTACCAAAGCTGCAGCCTCATCCAGGcctggagaagaaagaggaggaagaagaagaagaggaatacGATGAAGGGTCTAATCTCAAAAGACAGACCAACAAGAACCGGGTGCAGTCGGGCCCACGCACGCCCAACCCCTATGCCTCGGACAACAGCAGCCTCATGTTTCCCATCCTGGTGGCCTTCGGAGTCTTCATTCCAACCCTCTTCTGCCTCTGCCGGTTGTGA